A portion of the Manihot esculenta cultivar AM560-2 chromosome 2, M.esculenta_v8, whole genome shotgun sequence genome contains these proteins:
- the LOC110609092 gene encoding UDP-N-acetylmuramoyl-L-alanyl-D-glutamate--2,6-diaminopimelate ligase MurE homolog, chloroplastic isoform X2, which produces MAFTFTSQLHALSSHLSFLSFTSSAFKPIPSILKFPFPSPRNPPPPLAIRPDGKFYPTPSEDDPPEAPEDSAHGVSKFAQIHIQAARARKIQEEDFKKNQSTYLNAIAETEDPSVSSNSASDKNSGDDLFGEIDKAIALKREEFIKQGLIRPRTNKENEELEGIEELELEEVVDLDEINELQGLRVVDAESDEDDASSFDEGIRENGKREHRGFTLDPSFDLDFDSYGKGKTTIIEPKFRMSLAELLDESKVVPVSVAGDLEEEITGIQHDSRMVSAGDLFVCCVGRRTDGHLYLTEADKRGAVAVVASKEIDIEDTLGCKALVIVEDTNAILPALAAAFYKYPSKNMAVIGITGTYGKTTTAYLIKGMYGAMGLRTGMLSTVAYYVHGDNKLESPSTTPDAVLVQNMMAKMLYNGTEAVVMETSSHGLALGRCDEVDFDIAVFTNLTGDHLDFHGTEEEYKNANAKLFARMVDPDRHRKIVNIDDPNASFFIAQGNPDVPVVTFAMEDKSAHVHPLKFELSLFETQVLVNTPHGILEISSGLLGKHNIYNILAAVAVGVAVGAPLEDIVRGIEEIDAVPGRCELIDEEQAFGVIVDYAQTPDALSRLLDSVRELGPKRIITVIGCVGEGDRAKRPLMAKIATDKSEVTMLTSDNPKNEDPLEILDDMLAGVGWTMQDYLKYGENDYYPPLPNGHRLFLHDIRRVAVRCAVAMGEEAFIWCTCHPLSPLYLKQTG; this is translated from the exons ATGGCTTTTACTTTCACTTCGCAATTGCACGCTCTTTCTTCTCACCTCAGCTTTCTTTCTTTCACATCCTCCGCTTTTAAACCCATCCCTTCCATTTTGAAATTCCCATTTCCCTCCCCTCGTAATCCACCTCCGCCACTCGCCATCCGCCCAGACGGTAAATTTTACCCAACCCCGTCCGAAGATGACCCGCCTGAAGCCCCGGAAGACTCCGCTCATGGAGTATCAAAGTTCGCCCAAATCCACATCCAGGCTGCTCGTGCCCGGAAAATTCAAGAAGAGGACTTCAAAAAGAATCAGTCAACATATCTCAACGCCATTGCCGAGACAGAGGACCCATCTGTAAGTTCTAATTCTGCAAGTGACAAGAACTCTGGTGATGATCTGTTTGGTGAGATAGATAAGGCAATTGCGTTGAAGAGGGAAGAATTTATTAAGCAAGGACTTATAAGACCAAGAACcaataaagaaaatgaagaacTTGAGGGAATCGAGGAATTAGAACTTGAAGAAGTAGTCGATTTAGACGAGATTAATGAGTTACAGGGGCTTAGAGTGGTAGATGCCGAGTCTGATGAGGATGATGCAAGTAGTTTTGATGAGGGTATCAGGGAAAACGGCAAAAGGGAACATCGTGGTTTTACTTTGGATCCGTCTTTTGATTTGGATTTTGACAGTTATGGGAAAGGTAAGACCACTATTATAGAACCGAAATTTAGAATGAGTTTGGCTGAGCTTTTGGATGAGAGTAAAGTGGTGCCAGTTTCTGTTGCTGGGGATTTGGAGGAGGAGATTACTGGGATACAGCATGACTCAAGAATGGTGAGTGCTGGTGATTTGTTTGTGTGTTGTGTGGGGAGGAGAACTGATGGACATTTGTATTTGACCGAGGCTGATAAGCGAGGAGCTGTTGCGGTTGTGGCTAGTAAGGAGATCGATATAGAGGACACTTTAGGGTGTAAGGCTTTAGTGATTGTGGAAGATACTAATGCTATTTTGCCTGCATTGGCTGCAGCTTTTTATAAGTATCCTTCAAAGAACATGGCTGTCATTGGGATAACTGGGACATATGGAAAAACCACAACAGCTTATTTGATTAAAGGAATGTATGGGGCAATGGGATTGAGAACTGGGATGTTGAGTACTGTTGCATATTATGTACATGGGGATAATAAGTTGGAATCACCTAGCACTACCCCAGATGCTGTTTTGGTTCAGAATATGATGGCTAAGATGCTATATAATGGGACAGAGGCTGTAGTGATGGAGACATCTTCTCATGGACTGGCTTTAGGGAGGTGTGATGAGGTTGATTTTGATATTGCAGTCTTTACTAATTTAACGGGGGATCACTTGGATTTTCATGGCACTGAAGAGGAGTATAAGAATGCCAACGCAAAGTTGTTTGCTAGGATGGTGGATCCGGATAGACATAGAAAAATTGTTAACATTGATGACCCTAATGCTTCTTTTTTTATTGCACAAGGCAATCCGGATGTGCCTGTTGTAACCTTCGCTATGGAGGACAAAAGTGCTCATGTTCATCCCTTGAAGTTTGAACTCTCCTTGTTTGAGACACAGGTGTTGGTTAATACACCACATGGTATATTAGAGATTTCATCTGGATTGCTTGGGAAGCATAATATCTATAATATTTTGGCTGCTGTCGCTGTTGGGGTTGCAGTTGGGGCACCATTGGAGGACATTGTCAGAGGGATTGAAGAGATTGATGCAGTACCTGGTAGGTGTGAGTTAATAGATGAGGAGCAGGCATTTGGGGTAATAGTGGATTATGCTCAAACGCCTGATGCCTTGTCTAGACTGCTTGATTCAGTAAGAGAGCTTGGGCCTAAAAGGATTATTACTG TTATTGGTTGTGTTGGTGAGGGCGACAGAGCTAAGAGACCATTGATGGCAAAAATTGCAACGGACAAAAGTGAGGTGACAATGTTGACATCTGACAATCCAAAGAATGAAGATCCAT TGGAGATCTTGGATGACATGCTGGCTGGTGTGGGATGGACAATGCAGGATTATTTGAAATATGGGGAGAATGATTACTATCCACCTCTTCCTAATGGTCATCGTCTTTTTCTACATGATATTAGACGAGTGGCTGTACGTTGTGCTGTTGCCATGGGAGAAGAAG CTTTTATATGGTGCACCTGTCACCCCCTATCACCTCTCTACCTGAAACAGACTGGCTGA
- the LOC110609092 gene encoding UDP-N-acetylmuramoyl-L-alanyl-D-glutamate--2,6-diaminopimelate ligase MurE homolog, chloroplastic isoform X1 produces MAFTFTSQLHALSSHLSFLSFTSSAFKPIPSILKFPFPSPRNPPPPLAIRPDGKFYPTPSEDDPPEAPEDSAHGVSKFAQIHIQAARARKIQEEDFKKNQSTYLNAIAETEDPSVSSNSASDKNSGDDLFGEIDKAIALKREEFIKQGLIRPRTNKENEELEGIEELELEEVVDLDEINELQGLRVVDAESDEDDASSFDEGIRENGKREHRGFTLDPSFDLDFDSYGKGKTTIIEPKFRMSLAELLDESKVVPVSVAGDLEEEITGIQHDSRMVSAGDLFVCCVGRRTDGHLYLTEADKRGAVAVVASKEIDIEDTLGCKALVIVEDTNAILPALAAAFYKYPSKNMAVIGITGTYGKTTTAYLIKGMYGAMGLRTGMLSTVAYYVHGDNKLESPSTTPDAVLVQNMMAKMLYNGTEAVVMETSSHGLALGRCDEVDFDIAVFTNLTGDHLDFHGTEEEYKNANAKLFARMVDPDRHRKIVNIDDPNASFFIAQGNPDVPVVTFAMEDKSAHVHPLKFELSLFETQVLVNTPHGILEISSGLLGKHNIYNILAAVAVGVAVGAPLEDIVRGIEEIDAVPGRCELIDEEQAFGVIVDYAQTPDALSRLLDSVRELGPKRIITVIGCVGEGDRAKRPLMAKIATDKSEVTMLTSDNPKNEDPLEILDDMLAGVGWTMQDYLKYGENDYYPPLPNGHRLFLHDIRRVAVRCAVAMGEEGDVVVVTGKGHETYQIEGEKKELFDDREECREALQYVDELHQAGIDTSEFPWRLPESH; encoded by the exons ATGGCTTTTACTTTCACTTCGCAATTGCACGCTCTTTCTTCTCACCTCAGCTTTCTTTCTTTCACATCCTCCGCTTTTAAACCCATCCCTTCCATTTTGAAATTCCCATTTCCCTCCCCTCGTAATCCACCTCCGCCACTCGCCATCCGCCCAGACGGTAAATTTTACCCAACCCCGTCCGAAGATGACCCGCCTGAAGCCCCGGAAGACTCCGCTCATGGAGTATCAAAGTTCGCCCAAATCCACATCCAGGCTGCTCGTGCCCGGAAAATTCAAGAAGAGGACTTCAAAAAGAATCAGTCAACATATCTCAACGCCATTGCCGAGACAGAGGACCCATCTGTAAGTTCTAATTCTGCAAGTGACAAGAACTCTGGTGATGATCTGTTTGGTGAGATAGATAAGGCAATTGCGTTGAAGAGGGAAGAATTTATTAAGCAAGGACTTATAAGACCAAGAACcaataaagaaaatgaagaacTTGAGGGAATCGAGGAATTAGAACTTGAAGAAGTAGTCGATTTAGACGAGATTAATGAGTTACAGGGGCTTAGAGTGGTAGATGCCGAGTCTGATGAGGATGATGCAAGTAGTTTTGATGAGGGTATCAGGGAAAACGGCAAAAGGGAACATCGTGGTTTTACTTTGGATCCGTCTTTTGATTTGGATTTTGACAGTTATGGGAAAGGTAAGACCACTATTATAGAACCGAAATTTAGAATGAGTTTGGCTGAGCTTTTGGATGAGAGTAAAGTGGTGCCAGTTTCTGTTGCTGGGGATTTGGAGGAGGAGATTACTGGGATACAGCATGACTCAAGAATGGTGAGTGCTGGTGATTTGTTTGTGTGTTGTGTGGGGAGGAGAACTGATGGACATTTGTATTTGACCGAGGCTGATAAGCGAGGAGCTGTTGCGGTTGTGGCTAGTAAGGAGATCGATATAGAGGACACTTTAGGGTGTAAGGCTTTAGTGATTGTGGAAGATACTAATGCTATTTTGCCTGCATTGGCTGCAGCTTTTTATAAGTATCCTTCAAAGAACATGGCTGTCATTGGGATAACTGGGACATATGGAAAAACCACAACAGCTTATTTGATTAAAGGAATGTATGGGGCAATGGGATTGAGAACTGGGATGTTGAGTACTGTTGCATATTATGTACATGGGGATAATAAGTTGGAATCACCTAGCACTACCCCAGATGCTGTTTTGGTTCAGAATATGATGGCTAAGATGCTATATAATGGGACAGAGGCTGTAGTGATGGAGACATCTTCTCATGGACTGGCTTTAGGGAGGTGTGATGAGGTTGATTTTGATATTGCAGTCTTTACTAATTTAACGGGGGATCACTTGGATTTTCATGGCACTGAAGAGGAGTATAAGAATGCCAACGCAAAGTTGTTTGCTAGGATGGTGGATCCGGATAGACATAGAAAAATTGTTAACATTGATGACCCTAATGCTTCTTTTTTTATTGCACAAGGCAATCCGGATGTGCCTGTTGTAACCTTCGCTATGGAGGACAAAAGTGCTCATGTTCATCCCTTGAAGTTTGAACTCTCCTTGTTTGAGACACAGGTGTTGGTTAATACACCACATGGTATATTAGAGATTTCATCTGGATTGCTTGGGAAGCATAATATCTATAATATTTTGGCTGCTGTCGCTGTTGGGGTTGCAGTTGGGGCACCATTGGAGGACATTGTCAGAGGGATTGAAGAGATTGATGCAGTACCTGGTAGGTGTGAGTTAATAGATGAGGAGCAGGCATTTGGGGTAATAGTGGATTATGCTCAAACGCCTGATGCCTTGTCTAGACTGCTTGATTCAGTAAGAGAGCTTGGGCCTAAAAGGATTATTACTG TTATTGGTTGTGTTGGTGAGGGCGACAGAGCTAAGAGACCATTGATGGCAAAAATTGCAACGGACAAAAGTGAGGTGACAATGTTGACATCTGACAATCCAAAGAATGAAGATCCAT TGGAGATCTTGGATGACATGCTGGCTGGTGTGGGATGGACAATGCAGGATTATTTGAAATATGGGGAGAATGATTACTATCCACCTCTTCCTAATGGTCATCGTCTTTTTCTACATGATATTAGACGAGTGGCTGTACGTTGTGCTGTTGCCATGGGAGAAGAAGGTGATGTGGTT GTGGTCACTGGCAAAGGCCATGAGACATATCAAATTGAAGGTGAGAAAAAAGAGTTATTTGATGATCGTGAGGAGTGCAGGGAAGCTTTGCAGTATGTTGATGAGCTTCATCAAGCTGGGATAGACACCAGTGAATTTCCATGGCG GTTACCAGAAAGCCATTGA
- the LOC110609092 gene encoding UDP-N-acetylmuramoyl-L-alanyl-D-glutamate--2,6-diaminopimelate ligase MurE homolog, chloroplastic isoform X3, with protein sequence MAFTFTSQLHALSSHLSFLSFTSSAFKPIPSILKFPFPSPRNPPPPLAIRPDGKFYPTPSEDDPPEAPEDSAHGVSKFAQIHIQAARARKIQEEDFKKNQSTYLNAIAETEDPSVSSNSASDKNSGDDLFGEIDKAIALKREEFIKQGLIRPRTNKENEELEGIEELELEEVVDLDEINELQGLRVVDAESDEDDASSFDEGIRENGKREHRGFTLDPSFDLDFDSYGKGKTTIIEPKFRMSLAELLDESKVVPVSVAGDLEEEITGIQHDSRMVSAGDLFVCCVGRRTDGHLYLTEADKRGAVAVVASKEIDIEDTLGCKALVIVEDTNAILPALAAAFYKYPSKNMAVIGITGTYGKTTTAYLIKGMYGAMGLRTGMLSTVAYYVHGDNKLESPSTTPDAVLVQNMMAKMLYNGTEAVVMETSSHGLALGRCDEVDFDIAVFTNLTGDHLDFHGTEEEYKNANAKLFARMVDPDRHRKIVNIDDPNASFFIAQGNPDVPVVTFAMEDKSAHVHPLKFELSLFETQVLVNTPHGILEISSGLLGKHNIYNILAAVAVGVAVGAPLEDIVRGIEEIDAVPGRCELIDEEQAFGVIVDYAQTPDALSRLLDSVRELGPKRIITVIGCVGEGDRAKRPLMAKIATDKSEVTMLTSDNPKNEDPLEILDDMLAGVGWTMQDYLKYGENDYYPPLPNGHRLFLHDIRRVAVRCAVAMGEEGDVVLLYGAPVTPYHLST encoded by the exons ATGGCTTTTACTTTCACTTCGCAATTGCACGCTCTTTCTTCTCACCTCAGCTTTCTTTCTTTCACATCCTCCGCTTTTAAACCCATCCCTTCCATTTTGAAATTCCCATTTCCCTCCCCTCGTAATCCACCTCCGCCACTCGCCATCCGCCCAGACGGTAAATTTTACCCAACCCCGTCCGAAGATGACCCGCCTGAAGCCCCGGAAGACTCCGCTCATGGAGTATCAAAGTTCGCCCAAATCCACATCCAGGCTGCTCGTGCCCGGAAAATTCAAGAAGAGGACTTCAAAAAGAATCAGTCAACATATCTCAACGCCATTGCCGAGACAGAGGACCCATCTGTAAGTTCTAATTCTGCAAGTGACAAGAACTCTGGTGATGATCTGTTTGGTGAGATAGATAAGGCAATTGCGTTGAAGAGGGAAGAATTTATTAAGCAAGGACTTATAAGACCAAGAACcaataaagaaaatgaagaacTTGAGGGAATCGAGGAATTAGAACTTGAAGAAGTAGTCGATTTAGACGAGATTAATGAGTTACAGGGGCTTAGAGTGGTAGATGCCGAGTCTGATGAGGATGATGCAAGTAGTTTTGATGAGGGTATCAGGGAAAACGGCAAAAGGGAACATCGTGGTTTTACTTTGGATCCGTCTTTTGATTTGGATTTTGACAGTTATGGGAAAGGTAAGACCACTATTATAGAACCGAAATTTAGAATGAGTTTGGCTGAGCTTTTGGATGAGAGTAAAGTGGTGCCAGTTTCTGTTGCTGGGGATTTGGAGGAGGAGATTACTGGGATACAGCATGACTCAAGAATGGTGAGTGCTGGTGATTTGTTTGTGTGTTGTGTGGGGAGGAGAACTGATGGACATTTGTATTTGACCGAGGCTGATAAGCGAGGAGCTGTTGCGGTTGTGGCTAGTAAGGAGATCGATATAGAGGACACTTTAGGGTGTAAGGCTTTAGTGATTGTGGAAGATACTAATGCTATTTTGCCTGCATTGGCTGCAGCTTTTTATAAGTATCCTTCAAAGAACATGGCTGTCATTGGGATAACTGGGACATATGGAAAAACCACAACAGCTTATTTGATTAAAGGAATGTATGGGGCAATGGGATTGAGAACTGGGATGTTGAGTACTGTTGCATATTATGTACATGGGGATAATAAGTTGGAATCACCTAGCACTACCCCAGATGCTGTTTTGGTTCAGAATATGATGGCTAAGATGCTATATAATGGGACAGAGGCTGTAGTGATGGAGACATCTTCTCATGGACTGGCTTTAGGGAGGTGTGATGAGGTTGATTTTGATATTGCAGTCTTTACTAATTTAACGGGGGATCACTTGGATTTTCATGGCACTGAAGAGGAGTATAAGAATGCCAACGCAAAGTTGTTTGCTAGGATGGTGGATCCGGATAGACATAGAAAAATTGTTAACATTGATGACCCTAATGCTTCTTTTTTTATTGCACAAGGCAATCCGGATGTGCCTGTTGTAACCTTCGCTATGGAGGACAAAAGTGCTCATGTTCATCCCTTGAAGTTTGAACTCTCCTTGTTTGAGACACAGGTGTTGGTTAATACACCACATGGTATATTAGAGATTTCATCTGGATTGCTTGGGAAGCATAATATCTATAATATTTTGGCTGCTGTCGCTGTTGGGGTTGCAGTTGGGGCACCATTGGAGGACATTGTCAGAGGGATTGAAGAGATTGATGCAGTACCTGGTAGGTGTGAGTTAATAGATGAGGAGCAGGCATTTGGGGTAATAGTGGATTATGCTCAAACGCCTGATGCCTTGTCTAGACTGCTTGATTCAGTAAGAGAGCTTGGGCCTAAAAGGATTATTACTG TTATTGGTTGTGTTGGTGAGGGCGACAGAGCTAAGAGACCATTGATGGCAAAAATTGCAACGGACAAAAGTGAGGTGACAATGTTGACATCTGACAATCCAAAGAATGAAGATCCAT TGGAGATCTTGGATGACATGCTGGCTGGTGTGGGATGGACAATGCAGGATTATTTGAAATATGGGGAGAATGATTACTATCCACCTCTTCCTAATGGTCATCGTCTTTTTCTACATGATATTAGACGAGTGGCTGTACGTTGTGCTGTTGCCATGGGAGAAGAAGGTGATGTGGTT CTTTTATATGGTGCACCTGTCACCCCCTATCACCTCTCTACCTGA
- the LOC110609092 gene encoding UDP-N-acetylmuramoyl-L-alanyl-D-glutamate--2,6-diaminopimelate ligase MurE homolog, chloroplastic isoform X4, protein MAFTFTSQLHALSSHLSFLSFTSSAFKPIPSILKFPFPSPRNPPPPLAIRPDGKFYPTPSEDDPPEAPEDSAHGVSKFAQIHIQAARARKIQEEDFKKNQSTYLNAIAETEDPSVSSNSASDKNSGDDLFGEIDKAIALKREEFIKQGLIRPRTNKENEELEGIEELELEEVVDLDEINELQGLRVVDAESDEDDASSFDEGIRENGKREHRGFTLDPSFDLDFDSYGKGKTTIIEPKFRMSLAELLDESKVVPVSVAGDLEEEITGIQHDSRMVSAGDLFVCCVGRRTDGHLYLTEADKRGAVAVVASKEIDIEDTLGCKALVIVEDTNAILPALAAAFYKYPSKNMAVIGITGTYGKTTTAYLIKGMYGAMGLRTGMLSTVAYYVHGDNKLESPSTTPDAVLVQNMMAKMLYNGTEAVVMETSSHGLALGRCDEVDFDIAVFTNLTGDHLDFHGTEEEYKNANAKLFARMVDPDRHRKIVNIDDPNASFFIAQGNPDVPVVTFAMEDKSAHVHPLKFELSLFETQVLVNTPHGILEISSGLLGKHNIYNILAAVAVGVAVGAPLEDIVRGIEEIDAVPGRCELIDEEQAFGVIVDYAQTPDALSRLLDSVRELGPKRIITVIGCVGEGDRAKRPLMAKIATDKSEVTMLTSDNPKNEDPLEILDDMLAGVGWTMQDYLKYGENDYYPPLPNGHRLFLHDIRRVAVRCAVAMGEEGGHWQRP, encoded by the exons ATGGCTTTTACTTTCACTTCGCAATTGCACGCTCTTTCTTCTCACCTCAGCTTTCTTTCTTTCACATCCTCCGCTTTTAAACCCATCCCTTCCATTTTGAAATTCCCATTTCCCTCCCCTCGTAATCCACCTCCGCCACTCGCCATCCGCCCAGACGGTAAATTTTACCCAACCCCGTCCGAAGATGACCCGCCTGAAGCCCCGGAAGACTCCGCTCATGGAGTATCAAAGTTCGCCCAAATCCACATCCAGGCTGCTCGTGCCCGGAAAATTCAAGAAGAGGACTTCAAAAAGAATCAGTCAACATATCTCAACGCCATTGCCGAGACAGAGGACCCATCTGTAAGTTCTAATTCTGCAAGTGACAAGAACTCTGGTGATGATCTGTTTGGTGAGATAGATAAGGCAATTGCGTTGAAGAGGGAAGAATTTATTAAGCAAGGACTTATAAGACCAAGAACcaataaagaaaatgaagaacTTGAGGGAATCGAGGAATTAGAACTTGAAGAAGTAGTCGATTTAGACGAGATTAATGAGTTACAGGGGCTTAGAGTGGTAGATGCCGAGTCTGATGAGGATGATGCAAGTAGTTTTGATGAGGGTATCAGGGAAAACGGCAAAAGGGAACATCGTGGTTTTACTTTGGATCCGTCTTTTGATTTGGATTTTGACAGTTATGGGAAAGGTAAGACCACTATTATAGAACCGAAATTTAGAATGAGTTTGGCTGAGCTTTTGGATGAGAGTAAAGTGGTGCCAGTTTCTGTTGCTGGGGATTTGGAGGAGGAGATTACTGGGATACAGCATGACTCAAGAATGGTGAGTGCTGGTGATTTGTTTGTGTGTTGTGTGGGGAGGAGAACTGATGGACATTTGTATTTGACCGAGGCTGATAAGCGAGGAGCTGTTGCGGTTGTGGCTAGTAAGGAGATCGATATAGAGGACACTTTAGGGTGTAAGGCTTTAGTGATTGTGGAAGATACTAATGCTATTTTGCCTGCATTGGCTGCAGCTTTTTATAAGTATCCTTCAAAGAACATGGCTGTCATTGGGATAACTGGGACATATGGAAAAACCACAACAGCTTATTTGATTAAAGGAATGTATGGGGCAATGGGATTGAGAACTGGGATGTTGAGTACTGTTGCATATTATGTACATGGGGATAATAAGTTGGAATCACCTAGCACTACCCCAGATGCTGTTTTGGTTCAGAATATGATGGCTAAGATGCTATATAATGGGACAGAGGCTGTAGTGATGGAGACATCTTCTCATGGACTGGCTTTAGGGAGGTGTGATGAGGTTGATTTTGATATTGCAGTCTTTACTAATTTAACGGGGGATCACTTGGATTTTCATGGCACTGAAGAGGAGTATAAGAATGCCAACGCAAAGTTGTTTGCTAGGATGGTGGATCCGGATAGACATAGAAAAATTGTTAACATTGATGACCCTAATGCTTCTTTTTTTATTGCACAAGGCAATCCGGATGTGCCTGTTGTAACCTTCGCTATGGAGGACAAAAGTGCTCATGTTCATCCCTTGAAGTTTGAACTCTCCTTGTTTGAGACACAGGTGTTGGTTAATACACCACATGGTATATTAGAGATTTCATCTGGATTGCTTGGGAAGCATAATATCTATAATATTTTGGCTGCTGTCGCTGTTGGGGTTGCAGTTGGGGCACCATTGGAGGACATTGTCAGAGGGATTGAAGAGATTGATGCAGTACCTGGTAGGTGTGAGTTAATAGATGAGGAGCAGGCATTTGGGGTAATAGTGGATTATGCTCAAACGCCTGATGCCTTGTCTAGACTGCTTGATTCAGTAAGAGAGCTTGGGCCTAAAAGGATTATTACTG TTATTGGTTGTGTTGGTGAGGGCGACAGAGCTAAGAGACCATTGATGGCAAAAATTGCAACGGACAAAAGTGAGGTGACAATGTTGACATCTGACAATCCAAAGAATGAAGATCCAT TGGAGATCTTGGATGACATGCTGGCTGGTGTGGGATGGACAATGCAGGATTATTTGAAATATGGGGAGAATGATTACTATCCACCTCTTCCTAATGGTCATCGTCTTTTTCTACATGATATTAGACGAGTGGCTGTACGTTGTGCTGTTGCCATGGGAGAAGAAG GTGGTCACTGGCAAAGGCCATGA